CGACTGGATACCGTTTGACCTTGATTGCAGCCATGCATGCGACCATATCCGGAAGCTAGTTTGAAAAAAGTCCACCGGAAAAATGTCAagtcaaccaaaaaaaaatcaaagaaattcaACAGATGAAGAATCCCAACTTACTGACAGGAGGCAAATCAGAGAGCTGTGTACAAGCGTTTCTGGGGGTGTTGCTTGTGAACCAGgaactacctggaacaaatccaacTGATGGCCAGATCAAGCTACCtgtcaaaaattacaagaaaaggaaactaaATCGAGACATTCAACGGTTAATTTGAACAGTACTAGCAAAGCGTTTAACGCTGCAACGATTAGAAGCGCCGGGGGGAGGGGTACTgtcatatatgggccatataggtatgtgccgctgtgaagggtatggttttcaagcagtttactctagcatagggtatataaatcagagcgtttgggtctagaataggctatcatttttcacgaaactgaccagtttgTTGAAGATattatctagactaaggaaaccaggaatttactctagtatagggtggcaaaatccagctgaaactagttCTGGTAttggctaagggttccagagtcctagcggcacatccccacccagaaattcctaaagtatcCCCCCGGGTTAGAAGCGGACTATTCGATCCCAAGTTATCCAATTTTTGGAAAGGGAGACTAAAGAGGCTAGGGTTCAAATTCCGGCCAGCTTGAAATTTCAGGCTTGAGCATAATTGGAGCTCAGTATCTACCGCTTAAGTAGTGCTCAAAACTACAATCATGATCACGTAATCGTTGCCAAAGGTGACGTGTTCAGTGCACACAGTTACACAAGAGCCACATCCAAACCAGCCAACTTGCGCAGTTAGCTATAGGGTTGACTGGTTAACTCAAGTCCTACTGAGCTGAAAGGAGCAAAGATGCTCCACTCGCCCAATTCATTCTAACTTGTTTCATATATTCTAAAATTTTCTCCTTACTTTTAGATAAGGTTGGTATGATGGAGAAGTATACATTTTAGCTCTCATTAATGTTTGGAGTCTttcggtaaataaataatcgATAAACACTGGATGTCATCAGGCCGGGTTTCACGTTACTCTTCAGTGTTGAAAATGAATGCGACAAAAAAGTTACCATTCAAGGCGTCGACACTTTAATTACATGAcgcatttgaaaactttagATTATATTACCCCCGATGAAGACACTATAGGAAGGAGAATCGAAACGTTCTTGAATTGAAACTtcttaagttgcattcattttcaaCGAGAATAGCGTGAAACCATGCCCTGATTATATCCACTTGGATATTGCGTGAGCTTTATTCTACCAAATTATGCCATAATGCCACCGGAATGACTCTTACAATGAAACGTTTGTTCATTTAGGTCGAATACGACCTTGTAGCCTTCCACCAGGGAAAAAATTCCCCCCTTTGAACTAAAGAGTTCCATTTAAGTATTACATAAAATGCGTTATTATTGAATgctgagaatttaataatactTGTTATTACCGACCGTATAATTTCTTCGGGCTCTTATTGGATAAaattgatcacgtgatacaaatCGGACAATGGCTTTCAGACGATGTCCGCCGTCCGATTTGATATCCTTCGTCTGATTTTAATTCGACGGAATAATGGCCAAGAAACGAGCAAGCgttcaagctaaacttttaatcggtcatggaaaacaaaagaatactttttGCAGAAACCAGTGagggagaaattaaaaagctggttgacaatttcgcacaaagaaaaatcttcaaaatattAAGGAATGATCTAAGTGCGTTCGCCTTGGGATactaaataaacccctttccggtTAAACTTTGCTGCATGCTACATCAGAGGATAACTCCCTCGGCTGtaagattgtcctcaaaatttcacagttgccctcgaagctttTCTTCTCGTCGGCCAGCTGTTCATTTTTccgacaatctttcagccttgggcattatcctccgatgTGCCAGCCTtcgaaaggggtttatttactaattgTAATTGTATATTATTAAGCGCCTTACAAATttaagtttattattattattattattattattattagttcaTTGGAACGTTCTGTAGACCTGCTATTAGGAAACTAAGGTGGTGCGCCTCCAGTGTTATTAGTTATATTCATCGAGAAACAACTTGCTGGGGGATCTGCGCCCTCAGAGGAAAGAATTGTGGTTGTCGAATTTGTCCATAAATTTGAGCTCGCCGTGTCCTAATACGCTTGGCAATGACACTTTCCCAGCTCTTCGTCAATGGAGGAGCCTTGCCTGCGGCTCTTAACTGATTTTGGTACTCGGAATTTGGATGCAGTTTTGAGCGAAAGTAATTAATatagtttatttcatttgttaGTATTTTTTGACACAAGTATCTATTAAATGAAGATACCCTTTTGTTCAGTTTAAAGGCACGTATTTGTCCAGTCAAGCGAAAAGCTATTTCTGTTACTTCTTCTGGAGAGACACAATCCCTTTTAATCTCCTCATTCTTTCGCTTCAGTTCAGCAAGGTCGTTGTAAAATTCCTGACCatgctgttttattttactcCAGAATGTCTTGTTAAAGTGCTCGTAGAGAAGCAAATCTGCGTTGTTCCATTCCCTTATCCTGTCTTTAAGCTGTGGAGATGAGATGTTATTGAAGGAATTCTCACcacttttcctttcattttgttttacgTAAATAACATCGTCTAAATCCCAGCAGAATTCCCTTTTAAGAAGAACAAGGCTCTCATCAAAATATTCCATTATCAACACCAAGGAAAATTCGCTTTCGAGTCTTTTTATTGCTTTCCAAATTCCTTCTTCATCTTCTTGAAGAGCAGGCGATAAACCAAGGTCAAAAAACATTCCATTTCGCACCAAATGTATAGAGTCAGGAAGGGATCTCGAAGTTCTTCTTAACTTCAAAAGGTGTTCACGAGGCTTACTAAGGAATCCTTCCATAGGATTCAAAGAGTTTGCCAAATTGAAATAGCGATAAAGTTCCATGTAATGAAACGTTGACTCAAACTGATAAACGGGGTCGCGAAGAATTGTTATATACTTGGTATCATTGTGCATTATTATATCCATTTCTTGTCTCCTGTAACGAGCGTGGTTACATAGGATACTAGCTGGCTGACCGTTTAGGCGCAAGAGATCGACGCTGCTCCAGCTAAAATAGCCAGGCCAGCCAAAGCGGTAGAGGCTCTGCCGCGGTAGTGCTATTATGAGTTCGTTAAGATCTGCATAACGGTTCAAGATATTTGTGAGCGTACTGCTTCCGGTTTTGTGAGTTTTCAGGAACGCAATTTTGTTGTGAGGTTGGCACCTGTGAAGAAGATTGCATgattattatcttttttcaAGTTATACAAGCATCAAAGTTAGCCATGATGTAAAAATAATGTGGAAATTGTGGCATTCAGCGAGGTTTTGACTTTTGCCGTTCGCTCTAGCTAAAAGCGCTTAAAGCACCTTTTGTGTCCAAAAcctaacaataacaacaaatataaagcgaagaaacacaagaaacttgaaaagcagcaaaaacGTTTCACGCAAAGTCAGCGGTGAAGACCGTGAGCCAGTGCACATCCCTTACCGCATTTGTATACGTATTAGCGCCAtgcgtgttttttttcccGCTACATTTCGAGTTTGCAACGAATCGCGaagaaagaaacgaaaaactGAACTTATGCGTACAAGGATTTTAAATAGGAGAAAACTTTTGCAAGATTAAGTTGTGACTTTTTTTGTTGAGTGGAGCGCCTTTCTTCTAGACGAGCCAAAGCAAAGTGTTAGGAATCAAATACTAAGTCGGTTGcctaaaagataaataataaaatacagcaataataattatcatcatcatctttcacGGGGATTCCTTGTCTTCATTCATCCTGAACTTAACTATACTGAGGCTGGGTACAAGATCAGTGTGACTAATTATAAGAGGCCAAGTAATAGTTCATTGgtcaaaagcgggggcagtTAAGACTTTGAGATACCCCCGACGTTAAGGGATTTGACTGAGTGAACgacaaaattttaaaccagCTGTATCATCAATAACATcatgaaaaagcaaataataataatgatgaacgacaaaattttaaaccagCTGTATCATCAATAACATcatgaaaaagcaaataataataatgattccTCACTTCATTTCATCGTAAGAAAGCACACCAGCTTCTGTTGATGCTtcgctgttttgtttttcctcctctatttctttcttgtcttcGCCATTTCCTTGCTCTGTAGCGTCTCTGAATAAGTTAATAAACTCACCGTCGTCTGATTCAGGTTCCCATTTCCTTGATAGATCTGTAGAACTTTCGAATGTAGGATCACTAGACGGCAAAGCCTTCTTCATGTACCCTTGTGAAGACCTAGAGAATAACGTCGCAGTCAAGCAGCGCGATAAATGCAAAAATCCAAACATTTTCCTTGTGCAGCAGACCGAGAGGCCACCGAGTAAACTGGCATTTGATATTGAGCCTGTTGCTATTTTGTCACTTATTTCTTAGATTTCGAAAATATTCCCCCTTACGTACGCTGCTAAATAAATGGAACTGCGACCAGTCTGTGTTTGAAACTGGTTGTGTTAAAAGTCAGTGAGCAACGAAACAAAAGtcacggaaaaaaaattaccctCGCATCAGCTAAAAATGTAAACGAACTATCCCTTGTTGAGAAGGAGAATTATTGTGTATCCATGTCATTGTCCAACACTATGTCATGCTTGATTTAGACGCTAAGATAAGTTTTGTCCAAATGCAGCCGAGCTCTTTATTTGGTCTAAAAATGACTGAGCGCGGAGAATGTTTCACTGTGTAAATTGCCACACCGTCAAATGCTGTTtcgacaaaaagaaaacattctcCTTTGCTGGAAACACTGCACTGCAAGGACTTACCCATCGGATTGAACAAACTTGGTAGCGAGGGATTTAGCGTACCTCGCCAAAGTCTTGGACTGGAGTGGTAGGAAATTTCTTTCCTGAATTCTAGGGAGTAGTAATATCGCAGTGATACAAAGGAGACATAAAACCAGGAACGAAATAAGGAGAAAGCGCATGAACTTCATCCCTCGAGTGTTCTGTTCTGTTCTGTTCGTGTAATCTCAGTTTGATTATTCCTTTCGTAACGATCGTTGCTGTCACGCGCAGTTGACCAGTTGTGAGGTCTCTCTGATGAATAAGTCACCGGTCTTCGATTCAACAAGTACCAGCAAAATTTTCTACAAGGAATGAGCTGAAATTACCATATAATGAGTAAGTGAGATCCAAGCATGCATTGGTTGCCTTTTCCTTGCATTTCACATAAAGAATATTGTCTATTAATCCTAACCAGTTCGACGCCAATTCAACTAGCATTGATTctgtattttttcttctttgaattaGGTCGCGGTGGCGGGTAGTTCAGTTACAAGATGAGTGTAACATGAGACATTGCACATTAACTAAGACGACCTATGCAAATAGGTTCGTTTAATTCCAAAACCTCTTAACTGTAAAGACTAGAAATAACGAAATGAAGGACCAACAATTGCaacgaaaatatttttcctcaAATTCAAGAGATGGATTTGGCTTTATAAGTGAATAACACATAGGATgactaaaaacaacaataataatgtcattactattactattattattattattattattattattattattattatcaatattccttgattgaaaaagatcatctgggtgataggagtcctgagaaggactgttgttagtgactgacgtttcgacaacctgtgcggaagccatcttcagagtcaagtggtagtgttagtcagttgaaaattcaaaaactctggtgagcgatttgattggtcaatagatagagtagccgttggtaagtacgtgatgtgattggctgtgaagacatgtgcggagataggttatgcaaatagatggattgtaaaatgaataataattgttgaggtcaccctttttcgtagctcgtttgtgttcggttagtcgcgtggtggtggtgagaccggcagaaacttgaccacgcgactaaccgaacacaacgagctacgaaaaagggtgacctcaacaataacatcgccgaacaccacttaaaaacaaaccacgctatcgactgggactctgctacgtgtttaacctacagtaccgactactatcaacgaattacactcgaaagctggtttaccaacttagaacaaactgccctaaatcgttgtcaacctcttcccgcaccttacaaacgtttactcaacaggaaacaataacaccttgtttattattcattttacaatccatctatttgcataacctatNNNNNNNNNNNNNNNNNNNNNNNNNNNNNNNNNNNNNNNNNNNNNNNNNNNNNNNNNNNNNNNNNNNNNNNNNNNNNNNNNNNNNNNNNNNNNNNNNNNNNNNNNNNNNNNNNNNNNNNNNNNNNNNNNNNNNNNNNNNNNNNNNNNNNNNNNNNNNNNNNNNNNNNNNNNNNNNNNNNNNNNNNNNNNNNNNNNNNNNNcctttttcgtagctcgtttgtgttcggttagtcgcgtggtggtggtgagaccggcagaaacttgaccacgcgactaaccgaacacaaacgagctacgaaaaagggtgacctcaacaataacatcgccgaacaccacttaaaaacaaaccacgctatcgactgggactctgctacgtgtttaacctacagtaccgactactatcaacgaattacactcgaaagctggtttaccaacttagaacaaactgccctaaatcgttgtcaacctcttcccgcaccttacaaacgtttactcaacaggaaacaataacaccttgtttattattcattttacaatccatctatttgcataacctatctccgcacatgtcttcacagccaatcacatcacgtacttaccaacggctactctatctattgaccaatcaaatcgctcaccagggtttttgaattttcaactgactaacactaccacttgactctgaagatggcttccgcacaggttgtcgaaacgtcagtcactaacaacagtccttctcaggactcctatcacccagatgatctttttcaatcaaggaatattgataataataataataataataataataataataataataatagtaatagtaatgacattattattgttgtttttagtcATCCTATGTGTTATTCACTTATAAAGCCAAATCCATCTCTTGAATTtgaggaaaaatattttcgttGCAATTGTTGGTCCTTCATTTCGTTATTTCTAGTCTTTACAGTTAAGAGGTTTTGGAATTAAACGAACCTATTTGCATAGGTCGTCTTAGTTAATGTGCAATGTCTCATGTTACACTCATCTTGTAACTGAACTACCCGCCACCGCGACCTAATTGTAACCGTTGTAGTTATTTTCCAGATTACTAATAAATGGTTCTCATcatattaagacggattccgttcaaagttcgagcaattacttgcgaaaattatttactaaaaatctactcacagcgcgcttcttgaatgctatttaaaacatctcattgtgattcagttctctaagtgaccccgcgatgaaatccccaagcattctcgagaaatttaatgtcaaacttcgtaagaatgctaaaagcgagacagtgttattgtgtttacaactaacgcgaaatgtcctttttaactgaaatatggataacttcaagttcaattttctctcgcggggtcagcttgagagcttaaatctcgatagaatcttcttacctttattcaaaatattaccatgctaaggggattttttggtaacttaatttttgccaatttttgccattattgctcgaatgttgtgcggaaatcatcttaaattGCTGCATTAAAATCCAGCATTCAGCCAATATCAGCTCAATACATAACAACAATCTTTATTCACTCTACTACATGCAATGCAATAACTTGTGAATGGATGAAAGATCCTATAATCGAGGTGGAGTTAAAGAGTTTTTCATGATTATACAATTCGGAAGTAAAATTTTAGCTTTCTAGCCCCAGCACCAACTGTGAGAAATTGAGGCTAAGGTTATAATTCACAGAGAGTGTCACATAAACGTTGATTGAAATAAATTGACACGAATAGGTGCTTAGCTAGTTATTTCGATATAGTAATGATCTCAATGATCACGAGGCAGTCCGCTGGTCAGTCCAAATCTAGACTTTCAAAAGAGTTTGTCAATAAGCTGTGGAGTACGACGCCATAGAGATTCTTATTGTCTTACGTAATACTAATGTAGAAGAGAAGAAAGCCCGAGTTCCGGAGAGGCATGGACCAGTCAAAGAGTTAAATAAGAGTCACAGATACTACCAAAGCTGGGCTGGAATAGGACGAAAGATTTAGCAATTATGTGAGATCGCGCTGTGTGCAGGTTTTAGCGACAAGTTTtatattattcattattttgacGTTTATACATTTGATACATTTCATAGTTTTAAATTGATTTCCTTGGTTTAAATGAACGATTAGcatctattttttctttcacgttATCTACTATTTCCAGAGCTACAATAAAAGTGTTACGGGACAGATTTTGTGACTACAGCTTcagtgttttcttcttttattttggggTTAAACTTCAGCACTCTGCCGTGACCGGCAGCCAACTTCTTCTTACTCTGCCGTCGCTGGCAGCCAACAACTCTTCCCTCTGCCGTCGCTGGCAGGCAACTCTCTTTTTTACTCTCTAAAAACTGGCGTTTAAGTATGTGCTCGCTGAGATATCATTGGTCAAGGCGCGTAG
This sequence is a window from Acropora palmata chromosome 6, jaAcrPala1.3, whole genome shotgun sequence. Protein-coding genes within it:
- the LOC141883284 gene encoding galactosylceramide sulfotransferase-like, giving the protein MKFMRFLLISFLVLCLLCITAILLLPRIQERNFLPLQSKTLARYAKSLATKFVQSDGSSQGYMKKALPSSDPTFESSTDLSRKWEPESDDGEFINLFRDATEQGNGEDKKEIEEEKQNSEASTEAGVLSYDEMKCQPHNKIAFLKTHKTGSSTLTNILNRYADLNELIIALPRQSLYRFGWPGYFSWSSVDLLRLNGQPASILCNHARYRRQEMDIIMHNDTKYITILRDPVYQFESTFHYMELYRYFNLANSLNPMEGFLSKPREHLLKLRRTSRSLPDSIHLVRNGMFFDLGLSPALQEDEEGIWKAIKRLESEFSLVLIMEYFDESLVLLKREFCWDLDDVIYVKQNERKSGENSFNNISSPQLKDRIREWNNADLLLYEHFNKTFWSKIKQHGQEFYNDLAELKRKNEEIKRDCVSPEEVTEIAFRLTGQIRAFKLNKRVSSFNRYLCQKILTNEINYINYFRSKLHPNSEYQNQLRAAGKAPPLTKSWESVIAKRIRTRRAQIYGQIRQPQFFPLRAQIPQQVVSR